A single genomic interval of Candidatus Cloacimonadota bacterium harbors:
- a CDS encoding MGMT family protein translates to MLNKLTQNIITLIKNIPKGKVISYGKIAFFAGNPNGARQVVRILHSCSQKYDLPWHRVVNAKLQISFKDDDAISEQRVMLEKEGVRFSSKGKIEKQFLWQIDFKDNMINLKDKSE, encoded by the coding sequence ATGCTAAATAAATTAACGCAAAATATTATTACGTTGATAAAAAATATCCCAAAAGGAAAAGTGATTTCTTATGGAAAAATAGCCTTTTTTGCCGGTAACCCAAATGGGGCAAGACAGGTTGTTAGAATCCTCCATTCTTGTTCGCAGAAATATGATCTTCCGTGGCATCGAGTTGTAAATGCAAAACTGCAAATATCCTTTAAAGATGATGATGCAATATCGGAGCAAAGAGTCATGCTGGAAAAAGAGGGTGTGCGGTTTTCTTCAAAAGGAAAAATCGAAAAACAGTTCCTTTGGCAAATAGATTTTAAAGATAATATGATAAATTTAAAGGATAAATCAGAATGA